One window of the Tetragenococcus koreensis genome contains the following:
- the brnQ gene encoding branched-chain amino acid transport system II carrier protein produces MKKKLLFRDYLTIGSMLFGLFFGAGNLIFPVHLGQEAGANITAANLGLLATGVGLPFLGVIAMGVSQSSGVFELSSRVNKPYAYIFTILLYLVIGPFFALPRLATTSYEIGIAPHVPSGQQGLVLAIFSVLFFVTAWWFSRKPSKILDYVGKFLNPIFLVLLAILLILAFVNPLGGVASAPVHPDYYSGAFSGGFIEGYNTLDALASLAFGILIIEAIKNRGIKEPSTIAVDTIKSGTISIVLMGIIYSLLSYMGTMSLGEFPVSENGGVALAQISQYYLGTYGSIVLALIVIVACLKTGIGLITSFSETFSGLFPKYKYLFFATLVSAMACLFANVGLTKIIELATPVLMFLYPLAMTLIILAIIGRLFNNDRRVYQITTLFTLIASIIDGLNAAPPAVSQTGIAQTFIQLGEQYFPLFSIGMGWVLPALVGFIISLVWYAITRHKHA; encoded by the coding sequence TTGAAAAAGAAGCTATTATTTAGAGATTATTTAACCATTGGTTCCATGCTCTTCGGCTTGTTTTTTGGCGCAGGAAATTTGATTTTCCCAGTCCATTTAGGCCAAGAAGCTGGAGCAAATATTACCGCAGCTAATTTAGGTTTACTAGCTACAGGTGTCGGCTTACCTTTTTTAGGAGTTATCGCGATGGGCGTTTCGCAAAGTAGCGGGGTATTTGAGTTGTCCTCACGAGTTAATAAACCTTATGCCTATATTTTTACTATTTTGCTTTATCTCGTTATCGGACCTTTTTTTGCTCTGCCGCGTTTGGCCACAACTTCTTATGAAATTGGGATCGCACCACACGTTCCTAGTGGGCAACAAGGTCTTGTGTTAGCGATTTTTAGTGTTTTATTTTTCGTTACAGCCTGGTGGTTTTCTAGAAAACCCTCGAAGATTCTTGATTATGTCGGTAAATTTTTAAACCCAATCTTTTTAGTTCTATTAGCTATTTTACTGATACTAGCATTTGTTAATCCGTTAGGAGGAGTCGCTAGCGCTCCTGTACATCCAGACTATTACAGTGGTGCTTTTTCAGGTGGATTTATTGAAGGCTACAATACCTTAGATGCGCTCGCTTCATTAGCGTTTGGTATTTTGATCATAGAAGCAATTAAAAATCGCGGAATCAAAGAACCTTCGACCATTGCCGTCGATACTATAAAATCTGGTACCATTAGTATTGTTTTAATGGGGATTATTTACAGTCTTTTATCTTATATGGGGACTATGAGTTTAGGTGAATTTCCTGTCAGTGAAAATGGCGGAGTTGCTTTAGCCCAAATATCTCAATATTATTTAGGCACCTATGGCAGTATCGTATTGGCGCTGATTGTTATTGTTGCTTGTTTAAAAACGGGAATTGGTTTGATTACCTCATTTTCTGAAACTTTTTCTGGGTTGTTTCCTAAATATAAATATTTATTTTTTGCAACACTCGTTAGTGCTATGGCTTGTTTATTTGCTAACGTTGGTTTAACCAAAATCATTGAATTAGCCACACCTGTCTTAATGTTTTTATATCCTTTGGCAATGACTTTGATCATTTTAGCGATTATTGGACGACTATTTAATAATGATCGTCGAGTATACCAAATTACTACCTTATTTACTTTGATTGCTTCAATTATTGACGGTTTGAATGCCGCTCCGCCAGCAGTAAGTCAAACGGGGATTGCCCAAACCTTCATTCAACTAGGCGAACAATACTTCCCGCTATTTTCAATTGGTATGGGATGGGTATTACCAGCTTTAGTCGGATTTATTATTAGTTTAGTCTGGTATGCAATTACCCGACATAAACATGCTTAA
- a CDS encoding amino acid ABC transporter ATP-binding protein has translation MTAIIEINHLKKNFGENEVLKDISTTVNKGQVLSIIGASGSGKSTFLRCINLLEKPTGGQILYKGENVLEKGYSLPKYRTHLGMVFQSFNLFANMDVLENCMTGQTTVLNRKPEEAKKIALENLKNVGMEQFVSAKPAQLSGGQMQRVAIARALSMNPDVLLFDEPTSALDPEMIGEVLKTIQDLAETGLTMVIVTHEMSFAKDVSDRVIFMDQGVIAEQGTPEEIFDHPKEVRTREFLHRIRS, from the coding sequence ATGACAGCAATTATCGAAATTAACCATTTAAAAAAGAATTTTGGCGAAAATGAAGTATTAAAAGATATTTCTACTACAGTTAATAAAGGGCAAGTGCTATCCATTATCGGAGCTTCTGGCTCAGGGAAATCGACCTTTTTACGATGCATCAACTTATTGGAAAAACCGACGGGTGGACAAATCCTTTATAAAGGCGAAAATGTGCTGGAAAAAGGATATAGCCTACCAAAATATCGTACCCATCTAGGCATGGTGTTTCAATCTTTTAACCTATTTGCCAACATGGATGTACTAGAAAATTGTATGACTGGACAGACCACTGTTTTAAACAGAAAGCCAGAGGAAGCTAAAAAGATTGCACTAGAAAATTTAAAAAACGTAGGCATGGAACAGTTTGTCTCTGCCAAACCTGCTCAATTATCTGGTGGACAAATGCAAAGAGTAGCGATTGCTCGCGCCCTTTCTATGAACCCCGACGTTCTACTTTTTGACGAACCAACTTCAGCGCTTGACCCGGAAATGATTGGTGAAGTATTAAAGACTATCCAAGACTTAGCTGAAACAGGTCTAACTATGGTTATTGTGACACATGAAATGAGCTTTGCTAAAGACGTTTCTGATCGAGTGATTTTTATGGATCAAGGCGTGATCGCCGAGCAAGGAACTCCTGAAGAAATATTTGATCATCCAAAAGAAGTTCGAACGCGAGAATTTTTACACCGAATCCGTAGTTAA